In the genome of Acetomicrobium sp. S15 = DSM 107314, the window GGAACTTGGAGCGCCAACGGATGGCGGCAATTCGCTCTATAGAGAACAAAACCAAGAGCCGTGTAATCACTTTGATCCACAGACAGGAAAGCGTCGGCTTTCTGGGCATGTTCGCCAGGAACTTCATAAACATCGAGGATTCGGAAGAGGTGCTGCGAGCCATACGGCTGACCCCTAAGGATATGCCCATCGATCTCATCATGCACACCCCCGGCGGGCTGCTTCTGGCGGCTGAACAGATAGCGAGCGCCTTGAAGAAACATCCGGCCAAGGTGACGGTATTCGTGCCGCACTATGCCATGTCCGGAGGGACGCTCATAGCGCTTGCCGCAGACGAAATAGTCATGGACGAACACGCCGTCTTGGGGCCAGTGGATCCTCAGTTGGGACAGATGCCGGCAGCCTCTATATTAAAGGTGGTGGAAGAAAAACCCAAGAACGAGATTGACGACCAGACCCTCATAATGGCAGATGTAGCCGCAAAGGCCCTTCGTCAGACGCGCACCTTCGTCTTCGGTCTGTTAAAGGACAAGATGCCGGAGGATAAAGCCAGGGACATCGCGCAGGTGTTGTCCGAAGGAAGGTGGACGCACGATTATCCCATATCCTCGGAAGAGGCTGTATCTCTTGGGCTTCCCGTCTCCACGAATATGGATGAGGAAATACGACAGCTCATGCACCTGTATCCCCAGTCGGGCAGGGGGCGTCCTTCGGTGCACTACGTGCCGCTTCCGTACCACAGCTCTCCGTCGGAAAAGAGGGTAATTCAGTAAAGGAAGCGAAAGATCGCGATCTCTATGGGACGACTAAAGCGTAGGGGAGGGGGCGCTCCTCTCCGCCCGGTGGGTGATTGACCAAG includes:
- a CDS encoding SDH family Clp fold serine proteinase, with protein sequence MYGYGGFDIFWLIFLFFILMPMLKQWNLERQRMAAIRSIENKTKSRVITLIHRQESVGFLGMFARNFINIEDSEEVLRAIRLTPKDMPIDLIMHTPGGLLLAAEQIASALKKHPAKVTVFVPHYAMSGGTLIALAADEIVMDEHAVLGPVDPQLGQMPAASILKVVEEKPKNEIDDQTLIMADVAAKALRQTRTFVFGLLKDKMPEDKARDIAQVLSEGRWTHDYPISSEEAVSLGLPVSTNMDEEIRQLMHLYPQSGRGRPSVHYVPLPYHSSPSEKRVIQ